The following nucleotide sequence is from Cardiocondyla obscurior isolate alpha-2009 linkage group LG10, Cobs3.1, whole genome shotgun sequence.
attaatttagcgaacatatatctttaaaaatatttttaaagaaataatatataaaatataaatttactttcgaAACCAGATCTGTTATGTACATCATCAAATATTTTCATCAGTTctgtaaaaaagtaaaatagatatataacactaactttatttaattcgaattatggtgctattaaaaaaattactgtttTAATTTACCTCGATTTACGTCCAGGTccgaatttattaacgaatcGTCTTGCAATTCTAGAAATTGCTTTTCGTCACGATTTGATGCAGCCAGAGATGCAGTGGAATCTACTAACTGCTGATAATCAGTGTCAACCTCATGCAGACTTGAAGAAGGTGATTTTGGCATCGTCAACGTTTGCAAATTGACATCACTGAACTGATTCAACTCCGAAAACATCGGATATTCAGCCGCAAAAGGcttgcattttaaataagaaatgcgCTGCTGTTCATTAATCGCATTTGTCGACGCGAACATATCATTGGATCTTCTTTTACTGTGCATTACTAAAAGATTCTCATCGCTACATATCCTTTTCAACGGGCACCGACTGTCGAACTCGAGTCTCGGTGAGACGATAGAACTATCGGCTGCGCTATCGTCGAAGTATTTCGGTACTGATTTTTGATTTTccaaacaattaaatgtttcctCAATGCCACGTTCTATCTTGATATTGCGTGGTGTGGCGTCGCTTAGAGCATTCGGTGACAACATGCTCGCGCTGCACTGATCTATGCTTTCCTGCGTGCTTAAGACGTTTACGTTTTGAGTAACGTCTAAACCTGGTGTCTGGTCATGAAGCGCGCGAGGACTCTTACCGGACTTACGAGGAGTAAGACTTTTTGATTGAACAGATATATCAGCGTTTTCAGCATTGCTGTTGGGAGTACTATTTATCATTTCATATATTGACAAAGGTTTGCCGGACGATACTGTACTCTCCGTGTCTGATATTGGACTTTGCTCCGCGCTACTGGGATTAATCAATTTTCCAACCATGTGCTTGGACTCCTGCTTCGGAGATACTTTACCTTTGCCTTTGATAACGCAGCggtcgattttattaataccgATCTTATTGGCATGCGTAGCAGCTGGGGGCATACGAGAAGAGAATATAGCGGCCTTCACAAATTGCGTATCTGGCATCGGCGATGGAGAAAAACGATCCTCTGATATCGCCGGTGAAGGTAAATCGCTGATTAGGTGGGTAATAGCAACCTCGAGCTGCGTTGGATCTTCGAGATTACACCTTGGATTCGATGTCTGGGAGTTTGCgctctaaaaaataattttcttttttagaattaaacattttttttgttgcttaAAGTATCACACAATATAcataatacataaaacattatattaacTCTACAAATACGAGACATGTATAAAATTTGACTTACCACTTCTATTGAGGAGTTAAGATCTGAAGGACGAATAAGACCTCTGATATTAACATCCACTGTCGCAGTATACCTTTCTTTCATCtcctttattaatttaatccctTCTTCTTCCCTgcatacaaaattttttcattactatatattgtttcaatacgcgtaattatttcgtaataattaaacaagttTCTCtgtcaaatattattaattggatCAATCGAAAATCACCTTGTTATCTGTTTTAATCTGTTCCAAGGTGTGAATAGGTACTTACGATACTAAGGTATTGACGCAGACGAAGGATTCCACTGTGTGCGTATCCTGGTCGAATTCCAAAATACCGTAGGTCTTTAAGTAAATGAATTTACCGGTCTTTGTAAGTAGTCTGTAGCATGACGAGCCGAATGTTTCGGCACGATCGTACACTGAAAGCAAACAAATCATGATTAATCATAGAGGTAAAACGACGATGTTTTCACCCATTTAAATCCGCCAGATTCTAAATGAGTCgccttataaaataaatatatatatatatagatatatattctGTCGCTATTTTCAAATCGCAATTAGTTATGGAAATAACATGTAAAACAACTCTCAAGCTCGTTCAACAATGTAAAGCCAGAACGCATTAAAATAACGTCGACGTATTGCATAATACAACATTATTAATACCACCGTTAAATATACGGTGGTGGACGACGTTAGTGACTCAGCTATCAAACGTGATAAAAGTATACGCATTGTTTCAATTTAGAATAGCTTACAATGTTTTTCTTCAAACGTTGGAGAAAGGGAatggaagtaaaaaaaaaggaaaggaaaattaGTGGCGGTGTCGTTGTACAATAAAATGATCGTTAAGTGCGGCGGGTATTACAGTGCGAGGACTTGGCGAGTATTATATTTGAATGCAGAGGCTTACTTGCCCGTAGCCCGATCATGGTCCACCTCACATCATCCCTGTGCATGAAAGCGAACGCGTTCAGGCCCGATACCTCCTCCGACATGTACCCGGCAACAACGGACACCCTGTGATCGCAATAAATGATACGCCCGTCGACCAGATGCCGCGTCACGTACTCGTCTTTATTGACGTCTATTATCGACAATTCGGTGATGGGTCGCTTCTTTGGCAGGGTCGCTATGCCAGCGAAAACGATGTCGTTACTGGTGTTTGTCGTCTCTGAAAAAGCCATTCGTAAAGCATCAGTTAATAGCAAACAACCAAGGATAGTACGAGGAAGAGAATGTTGGGTCGAAGAGAAGATcaatcacgaaaaaaaaaaataaaaaaatattgaaacaaaGGACCGATCAATCCCGGAGTCGAAACGCGATATTTAAATCCCCGCCGGCTCGTTACATTAAATCGAGCAGTTGAACCCGACGGTTCATTTTTGGGGCATCGATTAGAATCGAGTCGCGAGTTATCGAACAAGACGGAagtttaaaatgcaaatacataaattatattatacttccTATGAGGGTGGCTCGATCGTGAAAACGTAATTTCGAGCCAGCTTACCGAGATTATTTAATGCCGAAAAAGTGAAAAGTTACGTCGGCCTTCCATTAAACATAAAGACCGGGGGAGGGTGAggagtaatttaaaatacattaaagaATTTGCGTACCGAAAAGTACGGTGAGCGACAGGGCTATTCGATGTAATAAGGATCGAACGGAGATACGGTCGAGAAGATTGTTTCTTCGAGTGGCCTCTCGTCTCAGAGACGAggcggagagaaaaaaaaaaaagagaagtctACGCTAAACGGTTGTGACGCTGGGCCTACATATCTTCGACTCGCGCGACGCTGAAGgtctaaatttaaatacagGAGTAGCGTAAATATTTGCGATACTCGTTTCGAAACCAGCGCTACAGGTTTTTTCAGCCGCGTAGCGCGGATAAAACGAGACCGTCGGACCAAGgaatacgcgcgcgagaatCGCTTCACCGCTCCGGGGAACCGTTCGACGTGGAATACGTAATGAAGCGCGATATTGCTGATTTATGCGGAAGGGACGTCTGCGGTTGTACAACGCGCGGCAGTCACGTTGGGATTATTCGATTCGCGATGGGAAGCGATCTTGTTGTCAGCCGTGcccgcgcgataaaacggCGTAACCGAGAAACTCGCGTGCCGATTGAACCGTAATCGAATTAAACGCCACGTGAAGTAACGCGAGCGATAAACGTTCCGCGcgattcgattttttttttcgtgattaCGCGATTGGATATCTCTCCCGATCTAAATAACTAAGCGGTCAGCTTTTCCATTTATTGACGTTCATTAATCCGCGGATGAATCTTCTAACAGCGCACGGCAATAGTTACGATTTATAATTagtctctttccctttttacgactcaataaaatattttatagaacgTAAAAAGTAGGAAAAATAAACCCGACGCGCGGAgtgaaataacaaaaaaatctgAACGTCAAGCCCTGAAGATTCGAATAGTTCTTAATAACGGGCTCCCCCCTTGCACTCAAaatataacttctttttttttccagatgGCACATAAAAAAGAACCTCATCGAGATAATGAACCAAAAACACAATCGTAAGTTAATATAGAAGGGAAGTTGAGGCTATaacggaaaattaaattctcattcAGACTGTGCTCTTAACGTAAATCCTTTTCTCTTCCGGGATTAAATTTATCCGGCGTATCAAATTCCAGTTACGCAACGACGTTGAATTTCGGGGTCGGTGCGGGGCAATATATCTATTGACTAGGGGACCCACCACGTTGCCTGCCCCTGCCGCCGTCCACGTTTTTGCAGGCCTCCGCGAGCCGTAGGAGACCGGAGACGTTGAAACACTCGTACTGCGTGTGATCGCGCCTGGAGTTGGTCCGCTGCGCCATGCGGATCTTGAACTTCCGCCTTTGCTCGCGAAAGCACTTGGTCCGCTCGCTCGTCCTCTGGCTCGTCGTCGAGGCATCGTCCGACGAGCTCGAGCTGTTGTTGTCGTTCTCGGTCAGTTGGGGGAGGCCGGTAGGCGACGGCGCCGACAACGGCTGCATCCCGTCGGGCGTGAGATGATACGTGAGCCTTTCGTGGTCATCGAGGTGGACGAAATTATACAGGGACTGGCCCAGCAGCTCGTTCTGAAACGTAATTCCGAAGTTTAGTTCACGAGAAGTCTAATTTCGCAGCTTAGATGGGAGGGGCCACCCCCTCGCACCCACCGGTGTTGACCTACGCGTCAACTCGTGACTTATATAATATAGGTATATAATTCGCCGGTGATACAGTCGCAAAACAGTCCctaatgtattaaaaagaaaattaattaataaaataacggaGAAAGTTCGCGTATATACGCGTATACGCGTGAAGCGTGAGAActttaatttccattttattttatcagccAATTAATTTAGCTCCCGcattttttagaataataaaattgattggGGGTAATCCGAGTTCGTGGAACGAGTAGAATCGATATCCTGCTTTTTTCGGCTTCGAGAAAATAATACGACATACTCATCCcttcgttacatttttttttcttttttttttcattatgtTTTATTGGGAGACATAAGAGTAAACGCGcgtcgtttattaattttagaagtaATTCTTTGAGCTGAAGCGCAGTGATTGACGTGTTTACGttctattaattttccatACACACCGAGTGCCTCCGCGCGTTCTCCGAATAGCGGTGCTTGAAAGTTTCGTTTGCGAAGTCCTCAGACTCCTTCTGTGAAGGGTTCTACACACCGTCGGACCAGATATTTTTCGCGCGGCgaaacgcgacgacgacgacgacggaggTGCACCACGTCGGCGACGGAGCTTGTTTTCGCGGCAGGAGGTTTCTCCTTGAGAACAATACAGCCTGATTGTGAGTGCCTTCTTAAAAAACGAGAGCAAGCCGCAAACCGCGCTCGCAAACAACTCTCCGTCCTGTCTGCCCTTCTTCCCAAGCTCCGCTCCTCCTTTCATCCTTTTTCTCATCGCCGCCGAGTTCTGGGCATCTTCCGCACAGGGCGACGCCGACggcgaaggaaaaagaaagaaaggagaagtGACACTCGGCCGGCTTCCAAGAGTTGGTTCGTTACGGCAGAGTGGCGAATTATCGTTACGTCTGAATCTGGAACGCCGCGGAACGGCGTCCCCGCGATCGATATAGCGCgcgggaaatatttttttacatttcaacCCGAGGCACCCCGCGTCCCACCGCACCCGTCCGCCTTGTTGTTTTCGTCGCGGAAAAGTCGTCGAGGACGTTATTCAGGGGGTGAGCCCGGGGAGGATGAAACCCCGACGGCGCGCATGTTATTCGCGGAGCTCCGTCACCTTCGCGCTGCCGAGCTTTGCGCGAAATTCGTGAAATTTGAGACCCGCATTGAAGTCTCCGGCGAGCTTTTTTATTTCGGGGGCGTAGGCTCCGTTTGGTATCAATTAATTCTGCCCGCACAACCGGACGTCTTATCGAGCTGCACGCCCGCCGAAAGTTTTATCCTTTCCTGTTGTTTCGGGACCAATATCGGCCGCGTGCGATTTCCTGGAAGCAATCTCGCGTCCGCGGAAACAGCACGCCGCAAGTCTTGAGCGCAAACAAAAGGGCGATAACCCTAAGCGGGCTTAGCCGCGGCACTTAGAAGCACGCAGCCGAAAGTATTTCCGGGAAGTCTCTTAGCGCTGCTACTCTagatttcaaattattaaggCTTCGGCATTCTTAGGGTCACTTCTCTAACGCGATTATCTTCCACAGCTCGATTCCTACGATACGCGTCGCAGGCAAGCCGCAGTTATTCACGAAGCGTGTCAAAAAATGCGGTTCACCATGCGCTACGAGCGAGTCGGCAGAGAATCGTAGAATCTTTTTAAAACGAGCAACGGGCCATCGACTGTTCGAGCGAGGAGATAAAtcgctaataattttattaataaagaagcAACAATTTTGTCGCATCGTACCGTTTTATAAAGGGGATAACAATTACGTTCGATAGCTTCTCATGAACCGAGTCTGAAAGTGACAGGCAATTTCCTGTAAAACCATAAGGCGAGGTAAAAGCTGGAATTAGAAATTAAGCGTAGTTACCAGCGCGGGGAAACCTTTgtaatcaaaaaataaatatagacgCAAAATGTAACGTTAATCCGCCGAAAAACATTCAGTCCCTTCGTTGCTTCTTAATCTCGTAACATTTTCCCGTCTTAATTTAGATCTATAGTTATTCCTCTATTTGTAATTCGCCCGCCTGATACTCGCCTAATATTCGTTACGCCATATTGTCTAGAATACTCCTTAAAGATCAAGGGTCTCTTGCGTCAGTAGTCGTAACCCACATCTTTCTTTGCCGAAAAGACCAAAATTGGTCGCCCGGCTATTTTCGGGAACTCGCACGATTCTATATAGACGCGCCACGAAAGGGATTGTTTCTTTAAACACGGCTTGAATAGTAGCCGTGGGAATCTGGAAGCCTCACGAAAATTGAGGCTCAAAACGAACGGTGGTTTTGTATATACGCGCGCgttgatttctttttaaataaataaaaaaaacagcgcGAGCGCCTTGCGggcgcaattaattatatcgcgcaCGCGAATAATGGAGAGAATCAATCACAGAGTCATCAGgcgtttcattttttttttctttttttatcttttcctttGCGAAGGTGAACGGCTTCAGATACCGCTTAATACGCCCGGCTAAACGGACCACCTTTGTTTCTAAATTTCGATTATCCAGGGATCCCTTGTAGACTCGTGACTTGCAGTCGATAGGTGGGTTATTGACTTAGTTCCTCGCAAATTGCCCGATGAATAGCGAAATCCCCCTAAGACCGACGTCAGAGATATTCAGACGCCAATGATATTGCCCGTgactatttatttaataggATCCTAGCGTTAATAAATCTTACGATAAAAGATTaacgagagagaggaagaaaaagtaaaattaggTAGGTACGTTTGAAATCTGAAAATCTGTtcggattaaaaatattattatacgacGGAAGGGAGTTATCTAATTTTCCTAGACGATTTTATTCACGTGCAACGCC
It contains:
- the LOC139106275 gene encoding uncharacterized protein isoform X2 yields the protein MHLEVYGMWQQQQHHQQQQQQQQQAYLRSLPPQHPQQQIHPGIIGTDNHAPHQHHHQHPHQHQHHRPAIMDLPVPSNPRASRNMAEKQRRDNLNANISTMATLVPSVAGSSRRMDKISILRLATAFLRTHYTLGSGSVSFLRPLFNDQFDIEQFFVDHLVDSGGFFLVVTTAGKIVYVSRQVEQYLGHVQNELLGQSLYNFVHLDDHERLTYHLTPDGMQPLSAPSPTGLPQLTENDNNSSSSSDDASTTSQRTSERTKCFREQRRKFKIRMAQRTNSRRDHTQYECFNVSGLLRLAEACKNVDGGRGRQRETTNTSNDIVFAGIATLPKKRPITELSIIDVNKDEYVTRHLVDGRIIYCDHRVSVVAGYMSEEVSGLNAFAFMHRDDVRWTMIGLRAMYDRAETFGSSCYRLLTKTGKFIYLKTYGILEFDQDTHTVESFVCVNTLVSEEEGIKLIKEMKERYTATVDVNIRGLIRPSDLNSSIEVSANSQTSNPRCNLEDPTQLEVAITHLISDLPSPAISEDRFSPSPMPDTQFVKAAIFSSRMPPAATHANKIGINKIDRCVIKGKGKVSPKQESKHMVGKLINPSSAEQSPISDTESTVSSGKPLSIYEMINSTPNSNAENADISVQSKSLTPRKSGKSPRALHDQTPGLDVTQNVNVLSTQESIDQCSASMLSPNALSDATPRNIKIERGIEETFNCLENQKSVPKYFDDSAADSSIVSPRLEFDSRCPLKRICSDENLLVMHSKRRSNDMFASTNAINEQQRISYLKCKPFAAEYPMFSELNQFSDVNLQTLTMPKSPSSSLHEVDTDYQQLVDSTASLAASNRDEKQFLELQDDSLINSDLDVNRELMKIFDDVHNRSGFENFSEAKIQLTFNNQMVNDELNRTHYQLADNLSLNESQISLLARDLKNPALHVQRENLSQLQIEHGAQKEILKTLQHDYCKMQVNTKQKLGT
- the LOC139106275 gene encoding uncharacterized protein isoform X1, translated to MHLEVYGMWQQQQHHQQQQQQQQQAYLRSLPPQHPQQQIHPGIIGTDNHAPHQHHHQHPHQHQHHRPAIMDLPVPSNPRASRNMAEKQRRDNLNANISTMATLVPSVAGSSRRMDKISILRLATAFLRTHYTLGSGSVSFLRPLFNDQFDIEQFFVDHLVDSGGFFLVVTTAGKIVYVSRQVEQYLGHVQNELLGQSLYNFVHLDDHERLTYHLTPDGMQPLSAPSPTGLPQLTENDNNSSSSSDDASTTSQRTSERTKCFREQRRKFKIRMAQRTNSRRDHTQYECFNVSGLLRLAEACKNVDGGRGRQRETTNTSNDIVFAGIATLPKKRPITELSIIDVNKDEYVTRHLVDGRIIYCDHRVSVVAGYMSEEVSGLNAFAFMHRDDVRWTMIGLRAMYDRAETFGSSCYRLLTKTGKFIYLKTYGILEFDQDTHTVESFVCVNTLVSEEEGIKLIKEMKERYTATVDVNIRGLIRPSDLNSSIEVSANSQTSNPRCNLEDPTQLEVAITHLISDLPSPAISEDRFSPSPMPDTQFVKAAIFSSRMPPAATHANKIGINKIDRCVIKGKGKVSPKQESKHMVGKLINPSSAEQSPISDTESTVSSGKPLSIYEMINSTPNSNAENADISVQSKSLTPRKSGKSPRALHDQTPGLDVTQNVNVLSTQESIDQCSASMLSPNALSDATPRNIKIERGIEETFNCLENQKSVPKYFDDSAADSSIVSPRLEFDSRCPLKRICSDENLLVMHSKRRSNDMFASTNAINEQQRISYLKCKPFAAEYPMFSELNQFSDVNLQTLTMPKSPSSSLHEVDTDYQQLVDSTASLAASNRDEKQFLELQDDSLINSDLDVNRELMKIFDDVHNRSGFENFSEAKIQLTFNNQMVNDELNRTHYQLADNLSLNESQISLLARDLKNPALHVQRENLSQLQVRQIEHGAQKEILKTLQHDYCKMQVNTKQKLGT
- the LOC139106275 gene encoding uncharacterized protein isoform X3; the encoded protein is MKDDVDEDDSGTSSSGSTSVPENAASYGNPRASRNMAEKQRRDNLNANISTMATLVPSVAGSSRRMDKISILRLATAFLRTHYTLGSGSVSFLRPLFNDQFDIEQFFVDHLVDSGGFFLVVTTAGKIVYVSRQVEQYLGHVQNELLGQSLYNFVHLDDHERLTYHLTPDGMQPLSAPSPTGLPQLTENDNNSSSSSDDASTTSQRTSERTKCFREQRRKFKIRMAQRTNSRRDHTQYECFNVSGLLRLAEACKNVDGGRGRQRETTNTSNDIVFAGIATLPKKRPITELSIIDVNKDEYVTRHLVDGRIIYCDHRVSVVAGYMSEEVSGLNAFAFMHRDDVRWTMIGLRAMYDRAETFGSSCYRLLTKTGKFIYLKTYGILEFDQDTHTVESFVCVNTLVSEEEGIKLIKEMKERYTATVDVNIRGLIRPSDLNSSIEVSANSQTSNPRCNLEDPTQLEVAITHLISDLPSPAISEDRFSPSPMPDTQFVKAAIFSSRMPPAATHANKIGINKIDRCVIKGKGKVSPKQESKHMVGKLINPSSAEQSPISDTESTVSSGKPLSIYEMINSTPNSNAENADISVQSKSLTPRKSGKSPRALHDQTPGLDVTQNVNVLSTQESIDQCSASMLSPNALSDATPRNIKIERGIEETFNCLENQKSVPKYFDDSAADSSIVSPRLEFDSRCPLKRICSDENLLVMHSKRRSNDMFASTNAINEQQRISYLKCKPFAAEYPMFSELNQFSDVNLQTLTMPKSPSSSLHEVDTDYQQLVDSTASLAASNRDEKQFLELQDDSLINSDLDVNRELMKIFDDVHNRSGFENFSEAKIQLTFNNQMVNDELNRTHYQLADNLSLNESQISLLARDLKNPALHVQRENLSQLQVRQIEHGAQKEILKTLQHDYCKMQVNTKQKLGT